The following coding sequences lie in one Miscanthus floridulus cultivar M001 chromosome 9, ASM1932011v1, whole genome shotgun sequence genomic window:
- the LOC136483164 gene encoding vacuolar protein sorting-associated protein 2 homolog 1-like translates to MSFIFGKKKTPAELLRENKRMLDKSIREIERERQGLQAQEKKLINEIKKVAKQGQMGAVKIMAKDLIRTRHQITKFYALKSQLQGVSLRIQTLKSTQAMGEAMKGVTKAMGQMNRQMNLPALQKIMREFEMQNEKMEMVSEVMNDAIDDALDGDEEEEETEELVNQVLDEIGIDVNSELVKAPATAVAKPVTAGKVAAQAEAAGGPDGGIDDDLQARLDNLRKM, encoded by the exons ATGAGCTTCATCTTCGGCAAGAAGAAGACCCCAGCCG AGTTGCTGCGGGAGAACAAGCGAATGCTGGATAAGTCCATCAGAGAGATTGAGAGGGAGAGGCAGGGCCTGCAGGCCCAGGAGAAGAAGCTCATCAATGAGATCAAGAAGGTGGCCAAGCAGGGACAGATG GGAGCTGTAAAAATTATGGCAAAGGACCTTATCCGCACAAGACACCAGATTACGAAATTTTATGCCCTCAAGTCTCAGCTTCAAGGCGTATCTCTTCGTATTCAG ACTCTGAAATCAACACAAGCAATGGGTGAAGCCATGAAGGGTGTGACAAAAGCCATGGGGCAAATGAACAGACAGATGAATTTGCCTGCCCTGCAGAAGATAATGCGGGAGTTTGAGATGCAAAATGAGAAGATGGAGATGGTTAGTGAAGTGATGAACGATGCCATTGATGATGCCTTGGACGgtgacgaggaggaggaagaaacagaggagctagtcaaccaagtccttgacgaaaTTGGCATTGATGTCAACTCAGAG CTTGTCAAGGCTCCTGCGACTGCTGTTGCTAAGCCCGTCACAGCTGGGAAAGTTGCTGCTCAAGCTGAAGCCGCAGGTGGGCCAGATGGTGGCATAGATGACGACCTGCAGGCACGGCTCGATAACCTCAGGAAGATGTGA